The following proteins come from a genomic window of Actinopolyspora saharensis:
- a CDS encoding GHMP kinase — MNRTLSRETVLGHCSCHHGEILQGVFRDSDGRPCRGLTTLPVFGRGVRAEFTPDPGRGPEELSVYPRTKTKAAAAAALAGAECRRRDQRGSCGGRIRLTSTVPLGLGMGSSTSDVIATVRAVAAGAGMSLPWSTIAAIAVRAEGASDPLMLDEHALLFAQRQGRVLERFGNALPRVIVVGCVTGGGGTVDTLRLGPGGERDADVQVFQRLRGMLRRAVVESDVELLGRVSTESARHNQRVLPKEELGALEEIAGEVEAAGVQVAHSGNVAGLLFDPDAPELRARLRECVRALNRRGIPFSHLFRSYPVQKGRETWTSTSRTRSVARTWCGSPTGSFAFDSRR, encoded by the coding sequence ATGAACCGCACGCTGTCCCGCGAGACGGTGCTCGGGCACTGCTCCTGCCACCATGGCGAGATCCTGCAGGGGGTGTTCCGGGACTCCGACGGGCGGCCGTGCCGGGGTTTGACCACACTGCCCGTGTTCGGCCGCGGCGTCCGCGCCGAGTTCACCCCGGACCCCGGCAGGGGTCCGGAGGAGCTGAGCGTCTACCCGCGGACGAAGACCAAGGCCGCCGCCGCGGCGGCGCTCGCCGGTGCGGAGTGCCGGCGTCGTGACCAGCGGGGATCGTGCGGAGGGAGGATCCGGCTGACCAGCACCGTGCCACTCGGACTCGGGATGGGTTCGTCGACCAGCGATGTCATCGCCACCGTCCGTGCGGTCGCCGCCGGTGCCGGGATGTCGCTGCCCTGGAGCACGATCGCCGCGATAGCCGTGCGTGCCGAGGGCGCCTCGGATCCGCTGATGCTGGACGAGCACGCCCTGCTGTTCGCCCAGCGCCAGGGGCGCGTCCTCGAACGTTTCGGCAATGCCCTGCCCAGGGTGATCGTGGTCGGTTGCGTGACCGGGGGCGGCGGAACCGTGGACACGCTCCGCCTCGGCCCCGGCGGGGAACGGGACGCGGACGTGCAGGTGTTCCAGCGGCTGCGCGGCATGCTCAGGCGGGCCGTCGTCGAGTCCGACGTGGAACTGCTCGGGCGGGTCAGCACCGAGAGCGCCCGGCACAACCAACGAGTGCTGCCCAAGGAGGAGCTGGGCGCGCTCGAGGAGATCGCGGGAGAGGTCGAGGCGGCCGGTGTGCAGGTGGCCCACAGCGGGAACGTCGCGGGGCTGCTCTTCGACCCGGACGCCCCCGAGCTCCGGGCTCGGCTCCGGGAGTGCGTGCGCGCGCTGAACCGGCGCGGAATTCCCTTCTCCCACCTGTTCAGGAGCTATCCCGTCCAGAAAGGACGCGAAACATGGACGAGCACATCGCGGACGCGCTCAGTCGCCCGGACCTGGTGCGGCTCACCGACCGGGTCTTTTGCGTTCGATTCGAGACGATGA